The genomic segment ttttagcaacattttaacctgtctgaatgctaataatcattttgcgtcgggggggcgaagcctgaaccccccaccaggactttgtcctggacctactggggcctgcggcccctggacccatttatcatttgttttaaaaatgcttacaaaaaagtgggaccccaaaaatttgccGTGGGACCCCCATTTTGAAGATTCCCAGCGCCAACACTGTATCATATTAAGAAAGTTATAGTTGATTAAAACCAGTAAACATTCACTTCTGGTCAACTTCTTAATATTAGGACAATATGTCATAATTATCCTAATATTTTACCCCATTTTAAAAGCGTTGAGTGGACAGGTTTTATTTTGTAGTAATGATGACAAatatttttcatcaattaattcCAAAGTGCTACACAACAGCCAACAGGAATCCACCAAACTAATTAACTTCAAatagttagaaaaataaaaataaagcacGTGAGCAATGTTTACAAAATAAGAGCCAATCAGAACTTAAGATGGCAGTCACTTCAACTAATCATCACCTTGAACTAACAAAAATGGTCTCTCAAAATATGCCGAGGAAGAGCAAATTCAAAGCCCAGAATGAACAAACATAAGTTGTCTATCGGGGTCACGATCAATTCAAAATATATTTGGCAGACTCACAGACCTCACTGAGGGtgtggcttttattcatttattgtttttatttttattattattattattattattttatttttttttagtatttttgaaatgttattatttatttgtgtgtggcgtcgcgcgggtctcacttcctgttgggtggggtccgtgcccgtgtggcccgaccttgcgctgtggggtctctgttggtgacttgatgcggtggcggcgcggcccccatgtctggtcaagatgctgtgtctcggttgtttggccggtggtgtgtgtgtgcgggtttgggttggggtggtgttaatgtctcttgtttgcatgttggcatttgggctgactggcgggctggcgctggctggtctccgtgatcctgttggcgtgtggttgctggtcgcagttttttcgaTCGCTTTGATGTGATGgagtggtgctggctgtctgggggtattgcagctgctgtttctgctgccgtgggcgcccgtggctgctgggtctggtgcaggggggtggctgatgttgtgactggtggcagcacgTGCCCGTGGTGGTTGTTGGGTCTGACGAACTTGTCGGCTTCATACTTGTTTATTGTCGTGTTGGTTGGCTTGTCGGGTGTGGGCCTGGGGTGCCCTTGCGCCCTGCCGCACCGCCCTTCGCGCCCGGTGTCAAGCTGTCGTCTGGGGCGGGCTTGTCGGGAGTTGTCCCTGGGTGACGGGGGTGCGCGGCCGGATCTGTGAGGTTGGGGGAGGAGATCGGCTGGTTCGGTTCTCAGTGGGCAGTGGGTGCCGGGATTTGATCGCTGTCCTGTCGGGCTGTGTATGGATttgttgttgtatatatatgagtgtgtgtgtgtgtgtgtgtgcgtgtgtgtgtgtgtgcatgcatgtggatgtaggtatgtaaatgtgtgtatgtatgtatatgtgtgtgcatgtatgagtataggtatgtgtgtgtttatagatgtgtatgtgtatatgtatatatgcatatgtgtgtatatgtatgtatgtatgtattcgggctgcaacaactaatcgattaaatcgattataaaaatagttggcgattaatttagtcatcgattcgttggatctatgctatacgcatgcgcagaggcaattttattttattttagtaaatttttttgtactttttattttttttgtatttttttataaacctttatatataaactgcaacatgtacaaacagctgagaaacaataatcaaaataagtatggtgccagtatgctgttttttttcaataaaatactggaaaggatagaaatgtagtttgtctcttttatctgattattagtctattatcaaatgaatcgttagttgcagccctagtatgtatgtatgtgtatatatatatatatatatatatatatatatatatatatatatatatatatatatatatatatgtatgtatatatatttctgggtgtacgctctgggcctgcttgtCAGGCGGGGGttggcgcctcaggctactgcatccggactgcgtgtctggagctcctaggtcccaccgtccatcccttttgggtgcccgtcttggttggggcctgctgggtctagtccctgcatctattgtggtagcttggtgcttcAAGGtcttccgaggtgctgcgagtcggccagctgctggggtagtgaccttgtgtgtcagcatgtctgtgatcttcttttaattcttttttttcctttttcttttcttttaatatataattattattattatttatttattaatttatttatttattaatatatattttttaaaatatgttttattaatattgtttttaatttttcccctccctcaggggggggaactcgacagggcggttgctggttgttccatctccatcgttgggatccctgcgggtggggtgggttgttcccgtggccccgtgctgggcggtcctgcggcgcccggcttgggtggggtggccgggggcgggCCGCGCcgtgctctccgggggtggggggttggcACATGGGtgcccggttgctggtggggcgggggcggtcttcccgtccggttgcggggagttcTGGGCCCCCTgggcggggcgtcccgcctttctgcccgtgtggggtgtggtctcacGCTGGCTTGAGGTCtcgctgtcccctgcttctctcgtgccttgtcctctgccgggtgcgtctgtctgcgatgggcctggctctggggttcctgttgctggccggcctggctgcgtggggccggtggtccctggttccctgggcaccacacctgctgtttgtgggttgggctctctgggtggctgggcccgtactctggctcccacacacactgggagtcaaatatattgtacatacaaatacacatatactcacatgcatacatacataggtacctacgctcccacatacaaacacaaatacagtacatacctacatactcaaagttcgtacatccacacgcacattcactgtaccaacatacatatacacatactgtacatatacattcactgtacaaacatacatatacacatactgtacatatacattcactgtacaaacacatacacatactgtacatatacaagtacatatgcatacatacactcatgcacataatcacgtttcatcaaacatatattgatgttgttgccctagggtaaactgggtacaacacatggcacactgacaaagcttaacatattgttactataacaatctacaaggttaatatatgttgcttctctttcttcccctccatttttctgcattcttttgtatctctagttatcattacgtatatgtattgttgcatttgaacaactgtattgttcataatagaggtaaattattggtattgttcattatcaatagtgatatttctattggtatttgtattgatccatttgtagtgtaataatgcttatTGGAATTtatgtatcattatttatttcactaactgcttatttgctatcacttttaccatcttaTTTGTacttatcctatttgctgatgttgctctattgttgttgttgttgttgttgttattgttgtgtttgctgttgttgtttttgtctctctgtcttatccccctcttgtccccacaatttccccctctgtcttcctttttttctctttctaccccctcctgctccggcccggctgcaccaaatgataatataaatacatttaataaagtcaaatacaaataaggcaacaagagaagtatcctacacttctcttttgtaaagtaaatgtgtacagccgatatgggcatctacatcaactatatgatttgcctgagaagcaaaaacaaaaaaaacaaaaaagaatcaGATACATATATAATCTATATTATAATAGGGATTACAGTCAACATTTGACTCCCCTTATATCAGAtgtgtcaaacttaaggcccgggggccagatctggcccgctacatcatttaatatgaCCTGCAAAGGCCTATAAATAATATGCGTCAGTAAAGCACTTGATCATTTCttacaaatgtattttatgtctttgacagaaaaaaaaacccgGGTACTGCAAGCAATTGCAtacatttttaattcaatatcatctattaatgtaacaaatattatatcatcatacgtttcatttttttttcttaaaattaaaataaatactaaaatatctgcttgacttatgtatgtatctgtaatagggttgtacagtatactggtactagtatagtatcgtggtactaatgaatcaaaaacggtgctATACTCTgccaaattttattttttacaggcaAGACGGCGCGTCATCACgtagtgacattgctggttttacgaacaaaggagcatgttcggcagcgcacacacaacagagtacttacaagcagacacagtgtgtagacagaaaagggagaatggacgcattttgttcgtcaacaccgttcaattgaacaccgttcaattattataacgtctatcgagatgcttcgaggacaggaattatatcgatcactttattgagcaaaactgtttatattcggccataaccacaccaaaaacatgagtaaaacacttctatctggaaaaactagtcattttctgccgtacaaagcaggccaaaagcaacttgacatcagtcaccaacacgcatactacgaagccactggtgcgtttatggccacacaaaaagtcggacaactcaaacaccacacaaagttacactatgactcctcagtcatacgtgtgcttattctactgtcatttattattaatgttaatttattgatattaatcatggaatgctgttactagagaaagttacaggaatgcacacttcatcctatgcttacatttcattgtgcaacatgaggatgtttaagggcaactaaatgtgatctctgaaaagggtacaaatgatttccaaagcaggacccccacccagacatattgtacaatactaatccatagcttatgaaaaacaagatttcttttattttcattacaagtgggccaaatcactaatattacaaaataaactcatgaaaatgactcctctcatttgagtgttattataaaagattggtttgagacaggtgtgctgctggtattgccacgtgtgatgttgctcacttgtgctccactgaatgctcagggagtttttgtgtttgctcacacacatgaacaattagagggaacattggtcacatgacatttcctttcctggcAGCAGCATCATGCATCATGGCGCCTCATCCAGCCGGAGAAAAAGCAGTGCCCCCAGACGTCGGCCGCCACTGCCGTCGACGTCACAGCCATCGACGTCACAGCCACCACCACGACTGCCGTCACAGCCACCGTCACAGCCATCGACGTCACAGCCACCACCACGACTGCCGTCACAGCCATCGACGTCACAGCCATCGACGTCACAGCCATCGACGTCACAGCCACCACCACGACTGCCGTCACAGCCACCGTCACAGCCATCGACGTCACAGCCACCACCACGACCACCGCCACGACTGTCGTCACGGCGGCCGTCACAGCCACCGTCACGACCGCCATCACGGCCGCCGTCTCGACCGCCATCACAGCCGACCCCCTCCACTTCACGCCTGCCAAGGCCCGGTGAGCCGATGCGAGTGGCGAGGACGCCACCTTGAGTGTGCTTTGTCAAACGTATGTATCTCCCAGCACCtcccaggaggaggaggaggtttcgTCCGGGCACCAGGGCCCTGCAGGAGATCAGAAAGTACCAGAGGACGACCAATCTTCTCATCCCCAAAGCGCCGTTTTGTCGCCTGGTGAGGTATTACCATGGCGTGTTGTGATCACCAATCCTGAAGTTTAAACAATcgcctccccccaccccccaggtCCGTGAGGTGTGTCAGAAGATGGGCAGAGGGTCTCTCAGGTGGCAGGTGACGGCTCTGATGGCCATGCAGGAGGTAAAGGTGACAGGTGTGACAGGTGTGAAGATGTTTGCTCAGCAGGTGGTCTTTACAGGCAGCTGAGGCCTTCCTGGTCATGGTGTTGTCCGACGCCTACTTGTGCACCTTACACGCCAACAGGGTCACCTTATTCAACAAAGACGTGCAGCTGGCCCGCAGGATCCGAGGAATAGATgacatttaaatattttctgttttgCTTAGTTAGGTTAGGTTAGCTGGCAACCATTGTAACCATTGTGTGTCtttatcttgttgtgttgtgt from the Nerophis lumbriciformis linkage group LG17, RoL_Nlum_v2.1, whole genome shotgun sequence genome contains:
- the LOC133614304 gene encoding uncharacterized protein; translation: MHGVGGTEQHHASWRLIQPEKKQCPQTSAATAVDVTAIDVTATTTTAVTATVTAIDVTATTTTAVTAIDVTAIDVTAIDVTATTTTAVTATVTAIDVTATTTTTATTVVTAAVTATVTTAITAAVSTAITADPLHFTPAKARTSQEEEEVSSGHQGPAGDQKVPEDDQSSHPQSAVLSPGEVREVCQKMGRGSLRWQVTALMAMQEAAEAFLVMVLSDAYLCTLHANRVTLFNKDVQLARRIRGIDDI